In the Pungitius pungitius chromosome 5, fPunPun2.1, whole genome shotgun sequence genome, one interval contains:
- the si:dkey-178e17.1 gene encoding tricarboxylate transport protein B, mitochondrial isoform X2: protein MKIARCGERDLKAAKWTQELNGGLAGGIEICITFPTEYVKTQLQLDEKANPPKYRGIGDCVKQTVQGHGVKGLYRGLSSLVYGSIPKSAVRFGVFEFLSNHARDESGRLDSTRGLLCGLGAGILEAIVVVCPMETVKVKFIHDQTSANPKYKGFFHGIREIIKAQGIRGTYQGLTATVLKQGSNQAIRFYVMTSLKNWYKGDDPNRAMNPLVTGGFGAVAGAASVFGNTPLDVIKTRMQGLEAHKYKSTMDCASKILRHEGLAAFYKGTVPRLGRVCLDVAIVFIIYEEVVKVLNVVWKTD from the exons GTGGCCTCGCAGGCGGCATCGAGATCTGCATCACCTTCCCTACGGAGTACGTCAAGACCCAGCTACAACTGGACGAGAAGGCCAATCCCCCCAAATACAGAGGAATAG gTGACTGTGTGAAACAGACGGTTCAGGGTCACGGTGTTAAGGGGCTGTACAGAGGACTCAGCTCCCTAGTATATGGATCCATTCCCAAATCCGCAGTCAG GTTCGGGGTGTTTGAGTTCCTCAGCAACCACGCGAGGGACGAGTCTGGTCGACTGGACAGCACCAGAGGCCTGCTCTGTGGGCTGGGAGCGGGGATCCTGGAGGCCATCGTGGTGGTCTGCCCCATGGAAACTGTCAAG GTTAAATTCATCCATGACCAGACTTCAGCAAACCCCAAATACAAGGGCTTCTTCCATGGAATCAGAGAGATCATCAAAGCACAAG GAATAAGAGGCACATATCAGGGTCTCACTGCCACGGTCCTCAAACAGGGCTCCAACCAAGCCATTCGGTTCTATGTGATGACCTCTCTCAAGAACTGGTACAAAG GCGACGACCCCAACAGAGCCATGAATCCGCTGGTGACCGGGGGGTTCGGAGCCGTAGCCGGAGCAGCCAGTGTCTTTGGGAACACTCCTTTGGACGTCATCAAGACGAGGATGCAG GGCCTGGAAGCACATAAATATAAAAGCACGATGGACTGTGCTTCAAAGATCCTGAGACATGAGGGCTTAGCAGC TTTCTACAAGGGAACCGTTCCCCGGCTGGGCCGCGTGTGTCTGGACGTGGccatcgtcttcatcatctaCGAGGAGGTGGTGAAGGTCCTCAACGTGGTCTGGAAGACGGACTGA